A window from Hoeflea sp. IMCC20628 encodes these proteins:
- a CDS encoding LysR family transcriptional regulator, whose product MNFKHLKYFVATAETGQVSRAAKALSISQSAVTSAVRELEAILGAALFVRTAQGMEITDQGREFLASAREILEKIEAAQNLQPRHSEVSGVISLAATYTVLGYFLPYHLDRISQLYPGIEIKIHEMNRHSIEEELLTSRIDMAVVLTSNIESPDIETQTLLRSPRRLWVPAGHPFSKAQKTPLREIAKQPYIMLTVDEAAHSAMKYWNANNQQPNVKLRTSSVEAVRSLVANAQGVTILSDMVYRPWSLEGRRIETVATDIEIPTMDVGLATRKSSTLSPPAMTVQDYFTNAFLSPRYQP is encoded by the coding sequence CGGACAGGTCAGCCGTGCCGCCAAGGCCCTGTCGATCTCGCAATCGGCCGTCACCAGCGCCGTGCGCGAGCTCGAAGCCATCCTTGGAGCGGCGCTTTTTGTGCGCACCGCGCAGGGCATGGAAATCACCGACCAGGGTCGCGAATTCCTGGCCTCGGCGCGTGAAATCCTCGAGAAGATCGAAGCTGCCCAAAACCTCCAGCCACGCCATTCCGAAGTCAGCGGGGTCATTTCCCTCGCTGCCACCTATACCGTTCTGGGTTATTTCCTGCCCTACCATCTTGATCGCATATCGCAGCTCTATCCCGGCATCGAGATCAAGATCCACGAGATGAACCGGCACAGCATCGAAGAGGAATTGCTGACCTCGCGGATCGACATGGCGGTGGTGCTGACCTCTAACATCGAATCGCCCGACATCGAAACCCAGACCCTTTTAAGATCACCGCGCCGCCTGTGGGTGCCTGCGGGGCACCCCTTCTCCAAGGCGCAGAAAACCCCGTTGCGTGAAATCGCCAAGCAACCCTACATCATGCTGACAGTGGACGAAGCCGCCCACAGCGCGATGAAATACTGGAACGCCAACAACCAGCAGCCCAACGTCAAGCTGCGCACCTCTTCGGTCGAGGCGGTTCGCTCGCTGGTGGCCAACGCCCAGGGTGTGACGATCCTCTCGGACATGGTCTATCGCCCATGGTCGCTGGAGGGGCGCCGAATCGAGACAGTTGCCACCGACATCGAAATTCCGACGATGGATGTGGGCCTCGCGACACGCAAATCATCCACTCTCTCGCCCCCGGCGATGACGGTGCAGGACTATTTCACCAATGCATTTCTGTCACCACGCTATCAGCCCTGA